The Acanthopagrus latus isolate v.2019 chromosome 20, fAcaLat1.1, whole genome shotgun sequence genomic sequence TCAGCGATACATGGACTTTGCAGGCTCAGGAGAGAAATCCACTAATCCCCCTCTGATTTCTCATGAATCTTGCATGTGCGCAGCCATGAACTGATAAGTTCCACCCAGGATGTGTCCAGAATCTGCGTGAAGGAAAATGCTGCCAAGAGCTGTCAGGCAGTGtggggaggagaaagaaaagaaggaaggagaggtcatttttccacatctgtgctgtgacagtgtttgtaaAGCACCAAGGGATTGGCTGCAATGAATAAATGCAGGCGTTTTTTTGACACttgacatgcaaacacacagaagccCAAGTGCACCAAAGTGTGCAGTCCCTGGGACAGTAGCTGGAGAACGTCAGATGTCTGAGTATCATTCAGACTGTGTTCTTGCTTATAAGAACGCAGaggatgtttttctgtcatcCTCTACCATCCATCTTGCTGCGCGCACACAGTGTGTTTTCGCACCCCGGCCTGTTGAATCTAAACAGTACAGAGTGGCTTTACAGCAGGTGGCTGTGCGAGCTGAGAGGACTTTAATAGGTCTGATTAAAATAGCTTCCTCTTACCACTACGATTCGTGTTGATGAAAGAGTTATGAACGCTCCATGAAACATGAGCTGCGTTTATGCATCACTCATTAAGATAGCTGCAAAACGAAACGCCCTGAACAGAAGGGACGGTCGCCTTCCTCTCCCTGTACATCTTAAGACTGCTGGACGCTGATCAAATCAGGGGATCAGTTATTGAACTGAAAACAAGAGTGAAAGTGTGAAAACCACATAATTGCAAAGTTGTGATCGAGTTCCAACAACACAGGAGTGTCATCATGCTCGTTCAGGTAAACAGGCCACAGTTCAGGCTGGTTATCAGAGCGTACAGTCCCAGCATGGATGCTTTTGGCTCCAAGTTCACCACAGTggtggaagtgtgtgtgggaAGATGCTTGAGAATTAAGTGAAAGTGATTGGACACGccattctttttcatttttaaatctcttGCCAGAGAATGTCTTAGAGGTTCAGATGTGGGCTCACATCAGTTCCTCTGAGCTAAattcatcacaaaacaaaacacccatCTGGCTTTGCTCTCCATTTGATGTCTATACACAGTGTACTTGCGTATGAATGCAGAATTTATAGGCAAGGGACAAGATTTTGGTATCAGAAGCGTTCTGGTTCCTGCATGTAGTGTAAAGTAGAGTATGAGTGGGCTCTTGCAGGAAAACGCCAGTGTGAAAACGCCATTTGTGGGAGGAGATCACACAGCACCTAACGTGCAAGACTGAAGCTGCGGTGGTATGTAGTGCATCATAATTTGAAGGTCCAAGTCAGTGGGAATGAGGACATGTTGGCCCAGCAGGCCCTGAATTGATTTCGATTATTAGATTAATTTACAAATTTGTACATCATCACCTGAGAGTGGACCGGGATCATGAATTGAATTTTCATCCGAAATAGGGATCCTGTGTCAAAGAGCTTTACTGATTTATTTCGTATTATTATTTGATGAcgctttaaagcaaaactctccccaaaatgcaacctagggtttttttgttttttttatctacttgagtcaaaccttcgtattaaagcataattacgacgaaagaggcacttttacaTTGTACATTGTATGAAGGGCAGTCAGGGCAGTGTGTTCTGGTCCTATAGAAGGCCCTGccctgcactgtgtgtgttattttcatttttctgttttgtacaGTACCAGAGTACCATCAGAcgtttcctgctgcagcacaccTGATTCCAGTGACAGCAGAGCTTGACGACGAGCTGGTCACACGAATCAGGCGTGTCAGGGCAGGGAACCATGAGACATGGAGGGCAGGGTGCCTTTGGGAATGGGAGGTCAAGGGAGAATAGAGACCCTGAGAGCTCAAAACACTACATCTGAAGACAACACGCATCTGTCACTGGAATATTTGGctaaacacacatctgtttaAAGGGTGACTTCACTGATAATAaacatttgagtgtgttttggGGAGTATTGTTgaaaacgtgaaaaaaaaaaaaaagctgcatggAATCTGAAGTCACTCAGTGCCTGAATTGCATACTGGGTACCATAGGagccttgtttttttatttttttattttttattttttttaaagcattccACTATTATTGCACTGCTATAACACTGTTGTGCTCAGTATGGtgagttaaaaacaacaacaacaacaacaacaacaacaacaacaaaaaaaaaacagtcaaaattgcagaaccagagatatcttCTTTAGTTTTGCTATACACattctcctttgttttcaagacctggcgcctacattgcccacaatgcagtTCAGCCACCGACTGACCGCAGGCAAGACCCTAATCCTAAGAACATAATACTGACAGTTAGCCTCAGGTATGGAACCATCATTTGGACCGGTCCCCACTTTTATGCTCCACATTTATCCGACCTTGCTCTTGTTAAAGGGACAGGTCACCCCAAAATAAGAAAAGGAACCAAACAGTTACTCTCCCCTGTTTGTCCCCTTTGCTGATAactccaaaactcagcaacgAAACAACTGGCAGGAAGCGTGTAATATTGattttgggggtgaactgtctctttaacaGAACTAAAATTACCCTCTGcaaactctgttttttctcttaaaaaaatgcagtgcTTTATCTAAAGTTACCTGTAGTATTGCTGTATTGGtataacatttgaaatataCCTGTAGCCTCCATGGTGCCTCAGCACAGGAGAATCAGTTCGTCCTCTGAGTGTTGGAGGTGAAGCAGCATGGCAGAGATAAGTGTCAGACTGCTAATGGGGCTCAGTGGGGCTTAAAGGGGGGCAGGATGAAATAAATAGTTTTCCACTGACCAGATTATGTTTATAATGACTGTAAACTTAAGTAATCCACACAGAGAAAGTGCGCACAGGCCTGTGCGTAACGGAGGGTTCATCACCTACCTACTGCTGTTCCAAATgcattttcttctccttccatGTGGCTCATCCGTCACTTCAGAGCCCCCATGACGAGCGTCTCGGAGTTTAACTCAAACTGGTTGCTGGATGACGCCGACTTCCCCCACGAGTAGAGGCTGGGCGGCCGCTGCTTAAAGGAGGACGTGTACCTGTAGAAGCTCCTGTGCCGGTTCTTCAGGTACTCCCTGTAGTTCTTGGTGAGGAGCGTGTAGAGGAACGGGTTGATGCAGCTGTTGCTGTACGTGAGACTCGCCACCAGGTAGTTGATGCAAGTGTGCGTCTGCGAGGCCAAGCTCAGCGGCTTGGCGTGGtacagaggcagcagctgccAGATCCAGAAGGGCAGGAAGCACGCCCAGAACACCAGCACAATGGTGAAGATCATGATCAGCACTTTCTGCTTCGGCGAGCGCTTCCCACCTTTGCTGATCACCGAGTTGCGCTGGGACTCCAAGTAAGTGCGCGCTAACTTGACGTACAGGTAACCGATGACGAGCCCCGGCGCCATGATGCTGGTGCCAAACAGGACAGTCACGTACACTTTGTAAGCCAGGGGCGCCCAGGTGGGTGCGCACATCCTCTTCACGTCCCCATCCGGCGTTTTCTTAGTGGTCTGAGCGACCATTATCATCATGGGCAGAGTCAGGACCAGGGACAGCAGCCAGACGCCCCACGCCAGAGCCTTGCGGTAACTCTTGGAGCGTCTCACCGTGTCCAGCGGCTTGGTGACGGCCAGGTAGCGCTCCGTGCACATCACGGTGAGGGTGAAGATGCTGGCGTGCATGGTGAGCAGGTCCAGGCTGAGCAGGATGCGGCACCCCACATCCCCGAAGTACCAGTCCTTTAAGAAGTAGGTGGACACCACGAATGGGATGGTGGAGAGGTAGAGCAGGTCCGCCACAGCCAGGTTGATGATGGAGATGTACATCGAAGTGGCGAAGCGGATCGAGTGGCACATCACCACCAGGGTGTACACGTTCCCCGACACCCCGACGATGTAGACAACTGAGAGAAGCGTCCCGAAAGTAGAGGTGATGACGAGTTCATGGTCCACAGTCCCCGAGCCGCCTCCGACCTGCGGCGGACTCGTGTTTAAATCCACAGAATTATTATTCATCGCTCGCCCTGGTGAGatcgcctctcctcctctcctccggtgcgtttgtgtttttttttttttgttttttttgttgctgcgCGCTCTTGGACAGCGCGGGAGAAGTTGGATGCGCACCGGCACAGGTTGCGTCTCGCTtatctcccccctccccttcacccaCCGCCTGCTGCTCTATGGTCCTGACGTCACCACCGTAACGCACACTGAAGACTTTACATCATGAATGTGTAAGATGTTCAGTCGTGTCATGGGTGCAACAGCCAGCACTTCTCAGCGCCGCCGTCCGAGTGGAAGAAATGTGACTGTTGGGGAGAAAAGGAAGCTTCGACACCGAGAGATGTGAttgtgcaaaatgaaaaaaataaaataaataaatattgaatcAAAAGTTTGGTAAGCACCTGATGCCACAGTAGAAGCACACCTGGGCAAATGAACTCAGCAGTGATAGAAGCATCAACCAAGAGTCATTTTTTACGCACAGACATGTCGCTTTTATTTCCCAGCACATCTCCAATGGGCCGTTCTCTCGCTGCAAGTGACTGTGACAAGCATGAGTTGAACCAGTTAAGATAATTAATCTTTGCTCTCTTGCTCGGACCACATGCGCATTACGCACTGTGGGCGCTCACACACCGACAGCCTCCGATTCTGTACCAGAGATCCGCGTAGTTTCCCCGCACCTGAAGGATGTCAGACTCGGCTCGCCCAAAAGTGAAagctcagtcattatctgctcatcCGCATGCTGACTGAAAGTGCATAAAGCGTTTCTCA encodes the following:
- the LOC119009971 gene encoding urotensin-2 receptor, with protein sequence MNNNSVDLNTSPPQVGGGSGTVDHELVITSTFGTLLSVVYIVGVSGNVYTLVVMCHSIRFATSMYISIINLAVADLLYLSTIPFVVSTYFLKDWYFGDVGCRILLSLDLLTMHASIFTLTVMCTERYLAVTKPLDTVRRSKSYRKALAWGVWLLSLVLTLPMMIMVAQTTKKTPDGDVKRMCAPTWAPLAYKVYVTVLFGTSIMAPGLVIGYLYVKLARTYLESQRNSVISKGGKRSPKQKVLIMIFTIVLVFWACFLPFWIWQLLPLYHAKPLSLASQTHTCINYLVASLTYSNSCINPFLYTLLTKNYREYLKNRHRSFYRYTSSFKQRPPSLYSWGKSASSSNQFELNSETLVMGALK